The following are from one region of the Arcobacter defluvii genome:
- a CDS encoding SixA phosphatase family protein: MKKLYIIRHTKKENEDLNQDDYDRELSEEGIEEAKKIAIKFAKKKPNIDLIVSSPAKRTRQTAEIFAEILNYNKSIMLNEVLYMAFVNELLETISYTYDTVDSMIIVGHNPSLTALAITLVGFKEKFEMGAIMEIEFDCNSWIDISKENAKLINYTLSN, from the coding sequence ATGAAAAAACTTTACATTATAAGACATACAAAAAAAGAAAATGAAGATTTAAACCAAGATGATTATGATAGAGAATTGTCAGAAGAAGGGATTGAAGAAGCAAAAAAAATAGCTATAAAGTTTGCAAAAAAAAAGCCTAATATTGATTTAATAGTTTCAAGTCCAGCAAAAAGAACTAGACAAACAGCAGAAATATTTGCAGAAATATTAAATTATAATAAAAGTATTATGCTAAATGAAGTTTTATATATGGCATTTGTAAATGAATTACTTGAAACAATATCTTATACCTATGATACTGTTGATTCTATGATAATAGTAGGACATAATCCATCATTAACAGCTCTTGCTATAACTTTAGTTGGTTTTAAAGAGAAATTTGAAATGGGAGCAATTATGGAAATAGAATTTGATTGTAATAGTTGGATTGATATTTCTAAAGAAAACGCAAAACTGATAAATTATACTTTATCAAATTAA
- the mnmE gene encoding tRNA uridine-5-carboxymethylaminomethyl(34) synthesis GTPase MnmE: MFDDATIVAIATANGIGSISIVRISGVNALEIAKKISKKNTFQPRLATLSYIYDENNETIDEAIVLYFKAPFSFTGEDVVEFQCHGGVAIANIIVDEVLKYGARLANPGEFSKRAFFNNKIDLTKAEAISKIIEARSADAVKLLARQLKGELTNFVNEIREDLLFMLAYTEVSIDYAEEDLPSDIFDQIENKIQKIILKLSNTLEASRRREGMIEGFKVAIIGKPNVGKSSLLNKLLNYDRAIISDIAGTTRDTIEESVRIGTHIIKIVDTAGIRTASDIIEKIGIEKSIQTINEADIVIALFDNSKICDDEDKKILELINENLNKEIIKVLNKSDLENKFDKSNLMDFIELSTKEDINPLIKKVENFLDSNTHSDEMTLISKRQVTSVEDTLYNINLAKEPLVSGELEFFAHFITEALGNISSITRPYENDEMLDVMFGEFCLGK; the protein is encoded by the coding sequence TTGTTCGATGATGCTACAATTGTTGCAATTGCAACAGCAAATGGAATAGGTTCTATTTCAATAGTTAGAATTTCAGGAGTAAATGCTCTTGAAATAGCTAAAAAAATTTCTAAGAAAAATACTTTTCAACCAAGACTTGCAACACTTTCATATATTTATGATGAAAATAATGAAACTATTGATGAAGCAATAGTTTTATATTTTAAAGCACCATTTTCTTTTACTGGAGAAGATGTTGTTGAGTTCCAATGTCACGGTGGTGTGGCAATTGCAAATATAATTGTTGATGAAGTTTTAAAATATGGTGCAAGATTAGCAAATCCAGGTGAATTTTCAAAAAGAGCATTTTTTAATAATAAAATAGATTTAACTAAAGCAGAAGCAATATCAAAAATCATAGAAGCAAGAAGTGCGGATGCTGTTAAATTACTTGCTCGGCAATTAAAAGGGGAGTTAACAAATTTTGTAAATGAAATTAGAGAAGATTTACTTTTTATGTTAGCTTATACAGAAGTATCTATTGATTATGCAGAAGAGGATTTACCTTCTGATATTTTTGATCAAATAGAGAATAAAATTCAAAAAATTATTTTAAAACTATCAAATACCTTGGAAGCTAGTCGTAGACGAGAAGGAATGATTGAAGGGTTTAAAGTAGCAATTATTGGAAAACCAAATGTTGGGAAATCTTCACTTTTAAATAAACTTTTAAACTATGATAGAGCTATTATTAGTGATATTGCAGGAACAACAAGAGACACAATAGAAGAATCAGTAAGAATTGGTACACATATTATCAAAATAGTTGACACAGCTGGTATTAGAACAGCGAGTGATATAATTGAAAAGATTGGAATTGAAAAATCAATTCAAACAATAAATGAAGCAGATATTGTAATAGCTTTATTTGATAATAGTAAAATTTGTGATGATGAAGATAAAAAAATATTAGAATTAATAAATGAAAATTTAAATAAAGAGATAATAAAAGTTTTAAATAAATCTGATTTAGAAAATAAATTTGATAAGTCAAATCTTATGGATTTTATTGAACTTTCAACAAAAGAAGATATAAATCCACTTATAAAAAAAGTTGAGAATTTTTTAGATTCAAATACACATAGTGATGAAATGACTTTAATCTCAAAAAGACAAGTTACATCAGTTGAAGATACATTGTATAATATCAATCTTGCTAAAGAACCTTTAGTAAGTGGAGAATTAGAATTTTTTGCTCACTTTATAACAGAAGCCTTAGGAAATATTTCATCAATTACTAGACCTTATGAAAATGATGAAATGTTAGATGTTATGTTTGGTGAATTTTGTTTAGGTAAATAA
- a CDS encoding Jag N-terminal domain-containing protein, whose product MKKFEANCLEKVYELATAEFKCSITELEIEVIQQPSKGFLGFGKKNAIIEVCFKDNCKRYVQETKTFKNKDVRIEEVSERIEYSNKFEEEKINNYGKKEVLSKVPTAGAKDKIFDNFYNEESSQSEISKIVIKKDRDKILQEVREGINLLFDNTCYQIEEINVEFYDDETLYIEFLGEDSALLIGKEGYRYKALSYILFNWINEKYGLMLRLEVAQFLKNQEEAIHAYLEPIIEIIKEKGTFKTKPLDGILVHIALKRLRDEFPDKYVAVKTNVRGDKYVLVNEYRAREI is encoded by the coding sequence ATGAAAAAGTTTGAAGCAAATTGTTTAGAAAAAGTTTATGAATTAGCCACAGCAGAATTTAAATGTTCTATAACAGAATTAGAGATTGAAGTTATCCAACAACCAAGTAAAGGTTTTCTTGGTTTTGGAAAGAAAAATGCAATTATTGAAGTATGTTTTAAAGATAATTGTAAAAGGTATGTTCAAGAAACAAAAACTTTTAAAAACAAAGATGTAAGAATCGAAGAAGTTTCTGAAAGAATTGAATATTCAAATAAATTTGAAGAAGAAAAAATCAATAATTATGGGAAGAAAGAAGTTTTATCTAAAGTTCCAACAGCTGGTGCAAAAGATAAAATATTTGATAATTTTTATAATGAAGAGTCTTCACAATCAGAAATTTCAAAAATTGTAATTAAAAAAGATAGAGATAAAATTCTACAAGAAGTAAGAGAAGGAATAAATCTTTTATTTGATAATACATGTTATCAAATTGAAGAAATAAATGTAGAGTTTTATGATGATGAAACTTTATATATAGAATTCTTAGGTGAAGATTCAGCTTTATTAATTGGTAAAGAAGGTTATAGGTATAAAGCTTTATCATACATTTTATTTAATTGGATAAATGAGAAATATGGTTTAATGTTAAGATTAGAAGTTGCACAATTTTTGAAAAATCAAGAAGAAGCAATTCATGCTTATTTAGAACCAATTATTGAAATAATCAAAGAAAAAGGCACATTTAAAACAAAACCACTTGATGGTATTTTAGTTCATATTGCTTTAAAAAGATTAAGAGACGAATTCCCTGATAAATATGTTGCAGTAAAAACAAATGTCCGAGGTGACAAATACGTACTTGTAAATGAGTACAGAGCAAGAGAAATATAG